The sequence below is a genomic window from Chryseobacterium foetidum.
TTTTACCCACATTTAAAGACTATCTTTGAAAAGACATCAAATAAACTTTTTTATCACAAAATAATTTATGATAAATAAAGTGTTTTACCAAACCACAAAAAATTACAAATGAAACCTAAAAATATTCATGGAGTTCCAAAACAGGTGAAAGGTGGCTTTCACGATTCTGAAAGTATCCTCAATTTAGAAAATAATGACGAAATCGAAATTCAGTTTCATCATCTTAAAGAAAGATTTTTTGGAATAGGCGAATGGCACAAATACTGTCCGGAAACCACAGCAGATTTTAAACTCTGCAACTTCAACGGAAATGTTGTAGACCGCCTGCCACAGTTGGGTGATTACATCAGGATTGATATTCCCGGTCCCGGCGGAACAGAAGGCCGGTCATTTGACTGGACAGTTATTGATAAAATTGATTTCGAATCTCCGGACAGACTTTTAATTCAATGCAGACCTTCGCCCGATCCGAAAAAAATGAACAGTAAAAAGATTGCCCATTTCTATTGCGACAAAGCAACTTCCACTTTCGTCATTGAGCGAAGAGAAAATTCTCTGATAGCGGCTGTGTATGGCAGAAACGAATCTCCGAACTTGAAATCGGGCTTCATCAATTCGGCCAGAAATATTATGATTGCCATCGGCGGAATGTTCGGACTTTCAAAAATTCAGTGGGAATGTCTTGCGGAAGGAATGCTTAGGCCAGAAAAAACAGATCTTTAATTACAAGGTAAGATTTCCGGATAAAATAATTCAAACATCACAACAAAAAAAGGAGCAGTTTTTCAACCGCTCCCTTTGTATTTTCATACAGATTTAAAATTGAAGTTTAAAAGGTCCTTCAAAATAAGTATCGTACGAGTCGACGAGGTTTCCTTTTAAATCAAATACTCCAATGGTTATATTCTGTTTGGAAAGATCCATCTCTTTTTCAGGAAATGTAATGGTAATGGTTCCTTTCGATATTTTGTCTTTAGGAATTATAATTTTATCAGATCCGCTGAAAATCACATTTCCATGTGATGGCTCAATAACTTTTATAGTGACTGTTTTTTTGTCTGTGGATTTGTTGAGAAACGTATAACTGTAGGTATTGGTAATTAAACCGTCCCTTACAAAATAAGTACTTCCTGCGGGCTTTATAAACTTAGCTTCCATATCTCCGCGGCTGTAGAGCAAAAATCCGAGGAAAATCTGTAGTGCAATAAGAATGACCATAAAGATCTTCATCCTACCTGTGAATTTCGTTGGTTTTTCTGTTTCAATTTCTGTTTCAGAAGCGTATCTGATAAGACCTTTGGGCAAACCTACTTTTACCATTACTTCATCACATGCATCAATACACGCTGTGCAGTTCACACATTCCAGCTGCTGGCCGTCACGGATGTCGATTCCTGTTGGACAAACCACAACGCACTGGTAGCAATCTATGCAGTCACCCTTGTTTGCAGCTTTTCTGTCTTCTCCTTTTCTCCATGTAGCCCTGTTTTCGCCTCTTTTATAATCATAAAAAACATTGATGGTATCTTTATCGATCAGTACGCCCTGCAGTCTCCCGTACGGACAAACCAATGTACAAACCTGCTCACGAAACCACGCAAAAACAAAGTAAAATGCCGCTGTAAAAAGAATAATTACTATGAAATTGGTGGGATGGGCGAGTGGCCCTTCTGCGATGGTTCTGAAAACTTCTTCATAGCCCACAATCACCATCATCATAAAGTGAGTGAATATGAGAGAAAGAATAAAAAATATAGTCCATTTCAGAGATCTTTTCCAGATTTTTTCTGCGTTCCATTCCTGACGGTCCAGTTTCATCTGACGGTTTCTGTCTCCTTCAATCGCAAATTCAATCTTACGGAAAACGCTTTCAAGAAAAATTGTTTGAGGGCAGATCCAGCCACAGAAGATTCTCCCAAATGCTATTGTGAAAATAATAATGCAGATTAAACCCACGATGGCACCTAAAGTTAAGAGAAAGAAATCCTGAGGATAAAAAGGTTGTCCGAAAATAAAAAATTCCCTGTCGATAACATTAAGCAGGAGGAAAGGATTTCCGTTAATGCGGATAAACGGCACAGCCAAATAAATTGCCAGCAGAATATAAGCTACTATTGTCCTGTAATTGGTAAATTTTCCTTTCGGTCTTTTGGGAAATACCCATTTTCTTTTTCCGGACTGTTCCATTGTCCCGATCGAGTCGCGGTAGGATTCAGGATCTAAAACCTGACCTTGTCCGCCACGGATTTCTTCATTTTCATTTAAAGCCATGATTATTATTTTTCGGTAAAAGAAAAATTTCAGAATAGAAATCTTCAATTCATCATTAAGGTACAACTATGAGACCAAAGACCATCTAAGTTGAGCCTATAGGATTGATATATTTAAACTTATGACTGTAATCACAACATACACTTTAAATAATTAAAATTGTAACACAGAATAAAAAAAGACCCTTATGCGGGTCTTTCAAAATTTTGAATTATGCTTTAATCGCTTTCGAATTGAGATTGGTATCAGCAATTTTAGACAGCAAATCGTTGCAGTTTTTTTCTTCATTTAAAGTTAAAAGAAGATGCTTCAGACATTCCTTTTCTTTAAGAATTTTAGCATAAGCTGCCAGAGTTCCATAGGTTGCAATTTCGTAGTGCTCTACCTTTTGCGAAGCGGCTATAATACCTGCATCACGTACTGCTCCTGCTTTTGTTTCCTCCATGATTCCGGTTCCTTCGTCAAGAAGTCCCTGCATCGCATCACATTTTTTGGCTTCAGCTTTTTTATTTAAAGCTTTAAAACAAGCCTCAAGTCTTTTTACCTGCTCTTTTGTTTCTTCCAAATGTTGTCCGATTGCCTGTTTAAGCTTGGCATCAGTAGCATTTTTCTGCATTTTAGGAAGTGCTTTTGTCAAAGCTTTTTCAGCCCAATAGATATCTTTCAGAGAGTCTTCAAACAAATCATTAAGATTTTTGGCAGCATCATCCTTTGCCGGTGTCTTAGCAGATGCCTTCACAGCGTTTTTGGACGTTGATTTAGAAGTTACTTTTGGTGAAGATTTAGCAGAAGAAGCCGCTGTTTTTTTAGCCGGACTTTTTTTTGCGGTGGCTTTTTTGGTTTCCATAAAATAATATTTGATTGGTTTTGTTACATCAGGAGTTACAATTACCAGACCATCGGCAAAGGAAAAATCTGAATGTGGTATTTTATTTAAATTTTCCTCAGCAGATGATTGTAAGCATAGTTTCGCAGTTTTATTGGACATACATTTCACCTTTTGATTACGTAATTTTCAATCTCAGACCATATTTTTTCAATCATTTTTTATCTTTTTTTAAATAAAAGTTCTGAATTTTCATATCTGGTTTTAATTGAAAGTCTTTAAAACTAATGTGGAAGCAAAATAGGCTTGAAATTTGAGATGACTGAATCACCAACATCAAATCTTAATATAACATTTCCATGGAAATTGAACGAAATTTATTGTATGAAGTAGCAAATTTGCTGAAGAATTCTAAAGAAACAGTTTCTGTTGCCGAAAGTGTAACATCCGGTTATCTGCAGTATTCATTTTCACAGATGGCTGATGCTTCCAAATATTATCACGGTGGGATCACTGCCTACACTCTTGAAAAAAAGGTGAAATTTCTCAACATTAACAGTGAAGAGGCAGAAAAATGCGATTGTGTATCTGATAAAATCGCTGAAGAAATGGCCCGTAACATAGCAAAGTCTTTTGAAACCGACTGGGGAATTGCCGTGACAGGCTATTCTACGCCTGTGGAAGAATCTGATTTTAAAATCTATGCTTATTTCAGCTTCAGCCACAAAGATGAGATCGTCTTTACAAAAAAACTAGAACTTCACCCGAGAACAAACCAACAGAATGCACAGATCTACTATTGTGAATTTATTCTGGGATGTTTCAAAACCAAACTGTCTGAACTTCAATCTGAATAATTTTTAAGGAACAGACTTTGAATTGAGTTCGAAAATTCTTTTCTCCAAAACAAAGAAAATATCTTCTTCACAATCCTGTATCAAATGTATTTTCTTATGCCTATAGTCATAGTATTGATCGGCTTTATAAGGTTATTTTTACAGCCGATTTATTGCATGGTTAGGGAATTATTTCTTCTTTCTAAGAAATTTTGCAATAGTTTTTTAAACTACTAATGATTTATGATTATTGACGAAGAATTACTTTTTAAAAATGGAGCAGAAATTCAAAAATATAAAGCAGGTGAAACAATTTTTATAGAAGGTTCCGTACCGAAATATTATTATCAGATTCGCAGCGGACTTATTAAAATTAACGTTTACAAAGATGACGGAAGCGAGTTTATACACAGTTTGCCGTCTGATGGTCATTGCTTTGCCGAAACTTTTCTGTGGTACGATGTTCCCTACTGTGTGAATGCGGAAGTGATGAGCGACAGTGTGGTTTTGAGGGTTAGAAAAGAAAATTTCATGGAGATTGTAAACTCAAATTCCGATTTGATGCACAAACTGATGTCTCACACTTCAGAACGCATGTTTTACCGCTATAAAATGCTTACCACTTTGTCTGTCAATAATCCGTCTCACAGAATTCTGAAGGTTTTGGAATTTTTGAAATCCCATCATCAAACCTTTGAACCGTTTGATTTTATCGTTCCTTTTTCAAGGCAGCAACTGGCGTCTTTAACCGGCTTGCGCGTGGAAACAGTCATCAGAACCGTTAAAAAACTCGAAAAGCAGAATCTGGTGAAAATATCCAACGGAAAAATCTGTTTTTGATTCTGTAATTTGCTTCTTAGTACATATTATTTTGTTTACTTATATAATAAAAAATTAAGTATGATTACGGTCATAAGAAACGCCGAATTATAAAGTTAAATTTGATAACACCAACATCAAATTTAAATTTTATGAAAACTTTTTTATGCAGTTGCCTCGCGACAGGGGCAGCATCTGTGAGCTTTTCCCAGGCTTGCAAAAATAATTATCTCAGGAGAAATCACAATATTATTTCATCTACAGGATTGACTTCCATCTTTCCACCGCATTCTGAACCGTCGATAAGTTTAACCTAAAAAACATCTCAAGTTCTGAAACTATTTCGCTGGAATTTCAGGCAGAAAAATTTCAACAGATATTGCATTACAGACAGAAATCTGCATGTATTTACAATACATCAAACCTTATAATTCGACAAGTAAATAAAGGATTTTAAATTAATTACCCTTATTACTGATTTTTAAAACATTCACACAATTAAATAATATGGATACAAACAAAGAAAACAACGACAAGTTAGATCAGCTTGATCTTTACAAGACAGACAATTCCGGAGAGAAACTGACGACCAACCAAGGCCTTAAAATTCGCAATAATCAGGATTCTCTTAAAGACGGTGAGCGTGGTGCTACACTTTTGGAAGATTTTATTCTCAGAGAGAAAATTACCCATTTTGACCATGAAAGAATTCCGGAAAGAATCGTTCATGCAAGAGGTTCTGGTGCACACGGAGTTTTTAAGCTGAATAAAAATATGCAGCAGTTCACAAAAGCTAAATTATTCACAGACCTTGAAAAGGAAACTCCTGTATTTGTAAGATTTT
It includes:
- the ccoG gene encoding cytochrome c oxidase accessory protein CcoG, producing the protein MALNENEEIRGGQGQVLDPESYRDSIGTMEQSGKRKWVFPKRPKGKFTNYRTIVAYILLAIYLAVPFIRINGNPFLLLNVIDREFFIFGQPFYPQDFFLLTLGAIVGLICIIIFTIAFGRIFCGWICPQTIFLESVFRKIEFAIEGDRNRQMKLDRQEWNAEKIWKRSLKWTIFFILSLIFTHFMMMVIVGYEEVFRTIAEGPLAHPTNFIVIILFTAAFYFVFAWFREQVCTLVCPYGRLQGVLIDKDTINVFYDYKRGENRATWRKGEDRKAANKGDCIDCYQCVVVCPTGIDIRDGQQLECVNCTACIDACDEVMVKVGLPKGLIRYASETEIETEKPTKFTGRMKIFMVILIALQIFLGFLLYSRGDMEAKFIKPAGSTYFVRDGLITNTYSYTFLNKSTDKKTVTIKVIEPSHGNVIFSGSDKIIIPKDKISKGTITITFPEKEMDLSKQNITIGVFDLKGNLVDSYDTYFEGPFKLQF
- a CDS encoding YciE/YciF ferroxidase family protein; translated protein: MSNKTAKLCLQSSAEENLNKIPHSDFSFADGLVIVTPDVTKPIKYYFMETKKATAKKSPAKKTAASSAKSSPKVTSKSTSKNAVKASAKTPAKDDAAKNLNDLFEDSLKDIYWAEKALTKALPKMQKNATDAKLKQAIGQHLEETKEQVKRLEACFKALNKKAEAKKCDAMQGLLDEGTGIMEETKAGAVRDAGIIAASQKVEHYEIATYGTLAAYAKILKEKECLKHLLLTLNEEKNCNDLLSKIADTNLNSKAIKA
- a CDS encoding CinA family protein; the protein is MEIERNLLYEVANLLKNSKETVSVAESVTSGYLQYSFSQMADASKYYHGGITAYTLEKKVKFLNINSEEAEKCDCVSDKIAEEMARNIAKSFETDWGIAVTGYSTPVEESDFKIYAYFSFSHKDEIVFTKKLELHPRTNQQNAQIYYCEFILGCFKTKLSELQSE
- a CDS encoding Crp/Fnr family transcriptional regulator; the encoded protein is MIIDEELLFKNGAEIQKYKAGETIFIEGSVPKYYYQIRSGLIKINVYKDDGSEFIHSLPSDGHCFAETFLWYDVPYCVNAEVMSDSVVLRVRKENFMEIVNSNSDLMHKLMSHTSERMFYRYKMLTTLSVNNPSHRILKVLEFLKSHHQTFEPFDFIVPFSRQQLASLTGLRVETVIRTVKKLEKQNLVKISNGKICF